A single genomic interval of Streptomyces graminofaciens harbors:
- a CDS encoding PucR family transcriptional regulator, whose protein sequence is MPDPVVPPTPPVPLSALLAREDLGLRQIAGPVDEDTAIHWAHTSEMSDPYPYLLGGELLLTAGIHVPEPAGSGTYFDDYVSRVVAAGGAALGFGVAPVHDTVPRALVEACDTYGLPLIEVPPRTTFSGVARAVWQLMARARHAELRRVTEAQQSLAAAASRPDPVRAVLRQLAGRVGGRAVLYGPEGVELASAGRGPTPAALADLATVVGPHEPAPAGTPRPPELSPHTSTSTPAPTPAPIPASATDTVDGTHLSAYALGAGQGFVLGVATPWREHGDHTIAAVAAVLLSLLTGEQQSGTGAARAAALVRLLLGASPEDVAPLLGAGPWLVVHARPADDGPPPDTVSAAALGAALGSALVDAHGDVVRILVPADHEVTAQPGWTLGVAAPAAPHEWAAADTHAARALARARATRTALVRHGARTALADLVPAVDAAAHARALLAPLADSPALGETLRTWLSLHGSWDRTAVALAVHRNTVRQRIGRCAALLEADLDDPDVRMELWFALRTG, encoded by the coding sequence ATGCCGGACCCCGTGGTTCCCCCCACTCCACCCGTGCCCCTCTCGGCCCTCCTCGCCCGCGAGGACCTGGGTCTGCGGCAGATCGCCGGCCCGGTGGACGAGGACACGGCGATCCACTGGGCCCACACCTCGGAGATGTCCGACCCCTACCCGTACCTGCTCGGCGGCGAGCTGCTGCTGACGGCCGGGATCCATGTCCCGGAGCCTGCGGGTTCGGGGACGTACTTCGACGACTACGTCTCCCGCGTCGTCGCGGCGGGCGGGGCGGCCCTCGGCTTCGGGGTGGCCCCGGTGCACGACACGGTGCCGAGGGCGCTCGTCGAGGCCTGCGACACCTACGGCCTGCCGCTGATCGAGGTGCCGCCGCGGACGACCTTCTCGGGTGTCGCCCGCGCCGTCTGGCAGCTCATGGCCCGCGCCCGCCACGCCGAACTCCGCCGTGTCACCGAGGCCCAGCAGAGCCTGGCCGCAGCGGCGTCCCGCCCGGACCCGGTACGCGCGGTACTGCGACAGCTGGCCGGACGGGTCGGCGGCCGAGCGGTGCTGTACGGGCCGGAGGGGGTGGAGCTGGCGTCGGCGGGACGGGGCCCGACACCGGCCGCCCTGGCCGACCTGGCAACAGTGGTCGGCCCCCACGAACCCGCACCCGCCGGAACACCCCGACCCCCCGAGCTCTCCCCGCACACATCCACATCCACACCCGCCCCCACTCCCGCCCCCATCCCCGCCTCCGCCACCGACACTGTCGACGGCACGCACCTCTCCGCGTACGCCCTCGGCGCCGGGCAGGGATTCGTGCTCGGGGTGGCCACTCCATGGCGCGAACACGGCGACCACACCATCGCCGCGGTGGCAGCCGTACTCCTCTCCCTCCTCACCGGCGAACAGCAGAGCGGCACCGGCGCGGCCCGGGCGGCGGCGCTCGTGCGGCTGCTCCTCGGGGCGTCCCCGGAGGACGTCGCGCCGCTGCTCGGCGCCGGGCCGTGGCTGGTCGTGCACGCCCGCCCGGCGGACGACGGGCCGCCGCCGGACACCGTCTCCGCCGCAGCGCTCGGCGCAGCCCTCGGCTCCGCGCTGGTCGACGCCCACGGCGATGTCGTACGGATCCTCGTCCCCGCCGACCACGAGGTCACCGCCCAGCCGGGCTGGACGCTCGGGGTCGCCGCCCCGGCCGCCCCGCACGAGTGGGCCGCCGCCGACACCCACGCGGCCCGCGCCCTGGCCCGGGCGAGGGCCACCCGTACGGCGCTGGTCCGGCACGGGGCCCGTACCGCGCTGGCCGACCTGGTCCCGGCGGTGGACGCGGCCGCCCACGCCCGCGCCCTCCTCGCGCCCCTCGCCGACTCCCCCGCCCTCGGCGAGACCCTGCGCACCTGGCTCTCCCTGCACGGCAGTTGGGACCGGACGGCCGTGGCGCTGGCGGTGCATCGCAACACCGTGCGCCAACGGATCGGCCGCTGTGCCGCGTTGCTGGAGGCGGATCTCGACGACCCGGACGTACGGATGGAGTTGTGGTTCGCGCTGCGGACAGGCTGA
- a CDS encoding M6 family metalloprotease domain-containing protein yields MVEPFTGGNSAVAVWSEFCAIAPSPELRERVRRELERVRGESDLGSMFRTNGAPRRLGFDDGTIIPAGEFPPGTPHEAIRNAAATRTPLTGAVRVVVVLADFQDKPMTAEKEHFEKLFFSVGELRHGSVRDYFREVTHGLVDIVGEVIGPVRLPKKLSWYANNNFGIGRPRGEARARLMARDAAVLADPLVNYAPYDNDGNGFVDAFMVLHAGSGGEATGDPGDIWSHKWVLPSAYNADGARIFGYLTIPEDAKIGVCAHELGHLLFGFPDLYDIDGSSEGVGDWCLMGGGSWGGGGDIPTHPSAWCKVQQGWAKAVNVTNDTTLSIPDVKSGFEAHRLWTDGLPGNEYFLVENRQRTGYDTSLPESGLLIWHVDEGQQDNSNENHFMVGLVQADDQRDLEWGTNRGDSGDPYPGSTGNTAFGDRSSPSSQSYAGAPTGVSVTDISASGATMTARVSVSSAQAVRMPVAVAAGPEAEDMSALVETIHELQERLASLEQTVANYPWAGAEAYLRQSARPEPKAAAGGPQSPAKASNSQARHRHQGPPHR; encoded by the coding sequence ATGGTTGAACCCTTCACCGGTGGGAATTCCGCCGTCGCGGTCTGGTCGGAGTTCTGCGCCATCGCCCCCAGCCCGGAGCTGCGCGAGAGAGTGCGCCGCGAACTGGAGCGGGTCCGCGGCGAGTCGGACCTGGGCAGCATGTTCCGCACCAACGGCGCCCCCCGCAGGCTCGGCTTCGACGACGGCACGATCATCCCGGCGGGCGAGTTCCCGCCCGGCACACCGCACGAGGCCATCCGGAACGCGGCCGCCACCCGCACGCCGCTGACCGGCGCGGTCCGGGTCGTCGTCGTCCTGGCGGACTTCCAGGACAAGCCGATGACCGCCGAGAAGGAGCACTTCGAGAAGCTGTTCTTCTCCGTGGGCGAGCTGCGGCACGGCAGTGTCCGGGACTACTTCCGCGAGGTGACCCATGGCCTGGTGGACATCGTCGGCGAGGTCATCGGTCCCGTCCGGCTGCCGAAGAAGCTCTCCTGGTACGCCAACAACAACTTCGGCATCGGCCGCCCGAGGGGTGAGGCACGCGCCCGGCTCATGGCCAGGGACGCCGCCGTCCTGGCCGACCCCCTCGTCAACTACGCGCCGTACGACAACGACGGCAACGGTTTCGTCGACGCGTTCATGGTCCTGCACGCCGGCTCCGGCGGCGAGGCCACCGGTGACCCCGGGGACATCTGGTCGCACAAGTGGGTCCTGCCGAGCGCGTACAACGCCGACGGCGCCCGGATCTTCGGCTACCTCACGATTCCCGAGGACGCCAAGATCGGGGTCTGCGCCCATGAGCTGGGGCACCTGCTGTTCGGCTTCCCCGACCTGTACGACATCGACGGCTCATCGGAGGGTGTCGGCGACTGGTGTCTGATGGGCGGCGGTTCATGGGGCGGCGGCGGAGACATCCCGACGCACCCCTCGGCCTGGTGCAAGGTCCAGCAGGGCTGGGCCAAGGCCGTCAACGTCACGAACGACACGACGCTGTCCATCCCCGACGTCAAGAGCGGCTTCGAGGCGCACCGGCTGTGGACCGACGGCCTGCCGGGGAACGAGTACTTCCTGGTGGAGAACCGCCAACGCACCGGGTACGACACCTCGTTGCCCGAATCCGGCCTGCTGATCTGGCACGTCGACGAGGGTCAGCAGGACAACTCGAACGAGAACCACTTCATGGTGGGCCTGGTCCAGGCCGACGACCAGCGCGACCTGGAATGGGGCACGAACCGCGGCGACAGCGGCGACCCCTACCCCGGGAGCACCGGCAACACCGCGTTCGGCGACCGGAGCAGCCCCAGCTCCCAGTCGTACGCTGGGGCCCCGACCGGTGTCTCCGTCACGGACATCTCGGCGTCCGGCGCCACGATGACGGCCAGGGTGTCGGTGTCCTCGGCACAAGCCGTGCGCATGCCGGTCGCCGTCGCCGCCGGGCCCGAGGCGGAGGACATGTCCGCGCTCGTCGAGACCATCCATGAACTGCAGGAACGGCTCGCCTCCTTGGAGCAGACGGTGGCGAACTACCCCTGGGCGGGCGCCGAGGCCTACCTCCGGCAGAGCGCGCGGCCCGAGCCCAAGGCTGCGGCGGGCGGCCCGCAGTCCCCGGCCAAGGCGAGCAACTCGCAGGCCAGGCACCGGCACCAGGGCCCACCCCATCGGTGA
- the speB gene encoding agmatinase, with product MSGIETPRGPVDSSRIPRYAGPATYARLPRLDEVGRADVAVVGVPFDSGVSYRPGARFGGNAIREASRLLRPYNPAQDASPFALAQVADAGDIAANPFNIDEAVETVEAAADELLGTGARLMTLGGDHTIALPLLRSVAKKHGPVALLHFDAHLDTWDTYFGAEYTHGTPFRRAVEEGILDTEALSHVGTRGPLYGKQDLTDDEKMGFGIVTSADIYRRGADEVADQLRQRIGDRPLYISIDIDCLDPAHAPGTGTPEAGGMTSRELLEILRGLASCNLVSADVVEVAPAYDHAEITAVAASHTAYELTTIMSRQIAQAKQSKQEKAAK from the coding sequence ATGAGCGGCATCGAGACGCCCCGAGGCCCCGTCGACTCCTCCCGCATCCCCCGGTACGCCGGGCCCGCCACCTACGCCCGGCTGCCCCGCCTCGACGAGGTGGGCCGCGCGGACGTCGCGGTCGTGGGCGTGCCGTTCGACTCCGGCGTCTCCTACCGGCCGGGCGCCCGCTTCGGCGGCAACGCGATCCGCGAGGCGTCCCGGCTGCTGCGCCCCTACAACCCGGCCCAGGACGCCTCCCCCTTCGCCCTCGCCCAGGTCGCGGACGCCGGTGACATCGCCGCCAACCCGTTCAACATCGACGAGGCGGTGGAGACGGTCGAGGCGGCGGCGGACGAGCTGCTGGGGACGGGGGCGAGGCTGATGACCCTGGGCGGCGACCACACCATCGCGCTCCCGCTGCTGAGGTCCGTGGCCAAGAAGCACGGCCCGGTCGCCCTGCTCCACTTCGACGCGCACCTCGACACCTGGGACACGTACTTCGGCGCCGAGTACACGCACGGCACCCCGTTCCGGCGGGCCGTGGAGGAGGGAATCCTGGACACGGAGGCGCTGTCCCACGTGGGCACGCGCGGCCCGCTCTACGGCAAGCAGGACCTCACCGACGACGAGAAGATGGGCTTCGGGATCGTCACCTCCGCCGACATCTACCGCCGGGGCGCCGACGAGGTCGCGGACCAGCTCCGCCAGCGCATCGGCGACCGTCCGCTCTACATCTCCATCGACATCGACTGCCTCGACCCGGCCCACGCGCCGGGCACGGGAACCCCGGAGGCGGGCGGCATGACCTCCCGCGAGCTGCTGGAGATCCTGCGCGGCCTGGCGTCCTGCAACCTGGTCTCCGCCGACGTCGTCGAGGTGGCGCCCGCGTACGATCACGCCGAGATCACCGCCGTGGCCGCCTCGCACACGGCGTACGAACTCACCACGATCATGTCCCGCCAGATCGCGCAGGCGAAGCAGTCGAAGCAGGAGAAGGCAGCGAAGTGA
- a CDS encoding acyl-CoA thioesterase — MSQAPLQDLLDLLDLEQIEENIFRGQSRPAIVPRVFGGQVAAQALVAAGRTVPRDRLPHSLHAYFLRIGDPGAPIVYTVDRMNDGRSFTARRVLAVQHGQPIFALSASFQRYEEGLEHQAPMPSAPDPETLPTAEERLAGYDLAPEVVQKMLESRAAVDVRYVDDPPFGRYGEPREPHSQVWFRADGKLDDDPLLHVVLATYVSDMTLLDSILLAHGRGGWAVGDVVGASLDHAMWFHRPFRADEWLLYDQESPSASAGRGLGQGRIYTRDGRLAISVIQEGVVRVPR, encoded by the coding sequence ATGAGTCAGGCACCACTTCAGGATCTCCTCGATCTGCTCGACCTCGAGCAGATCGAGGAGAACATCTTCCGCGGTCAGTCCCGGCCCGCCATCGTCCCCAGGGTCTTCGGCGGGCAGGTCGCGGCCCAGGCGCTCGTCGCCGCCGGGCGCACGGTCCCCAGGGACCGGCTGCCCCACTCCCTGCACGCGTACTTCCTGCGCATCGGCGACCCCGGCGCACCCATCGTCTACACCGTCGACCGTATGAACGACGGCCGCTCCTTCACCGCGCGCCGCGTCCTCGCGGTCCAGCACGGGCAGCCCATCTTCGCCCTGTCGGCGTCCTTCCAGCGGTACGAGGAGGGGCTCGAACACCAGGCTCCGATGCCGTCCGCGCCCGACCCGGAGACCCTCCCCACCGCCGAGGAACGGCTCGCGGGGTACGACCTCGCCCCCGAGGTCGTACAGAAGATGCTGGAGTCGCGGGCCGCCGTCGACGTGCGCTACGTCGACGACCCGCCGTTCGGCCGGTACGGCGAGCCGCGCGAGCCGCACTCGCAGGTGTGGTTCCGCGCCGACGGCAAGCTGGACGACGACCCGCTCCTGCATGTCGTCCTCGCCACCTATGTCTCCGACATGACGCTCCTCGACTCCATCCTGCTGGCGCACGGGCGCGGCGGCTGGGCCGTCGGTGACGTGGTCGGTGCCTCGCTGGACCACGCCATGTGGTTCCACCGCCCGTTCCGGGCCGACGAGTGGCTGCTGTACGACCAGGAGTCGCCGTCCGCGTCGGCCGGCCGCGGCCTCGGCCAGGGCCGGATCTACACGCGGGACGGGCGGCTCGCCATCTCGGTGATCCAGGAGGGCGTGGTCCGCGTACCCCGGTGA
- a CDS encoding DUF3349 domain-containing protein, which translates to MGEPSMESPVEPSVESPMESYLAEVVDGLASVFPDGVADEDYPPLLVILSESLSERNLGVVVEAAFGVDRHVARNDMAAALSVRRPAPGRVGRLKARMVERGWELDDEDDGGDGDDRDDEG; encoded by the coding sequence ATGGGGGAGCCGTCCATGGAGTCGCCGGTGGAGCCGTCCGTGGAGTCGCCCATGGAGTCGTACCTGGCCGAGGTCGTCGACGGGCTTGCGTCGGTGTTCCCGGACGGTGTCGCCGACGAGGACTACCCGCCGCTGCTCGTGATCCTCTCCGAGTCGCTGTCGGAGCGGAACCTGGGCGTGGTCGTGGAGGCGGCGTTCGGGGTCGATCGGCATGTGGCGCGGAACGACATGGCCGCGGCGCTGTCCGTGCGGCGGCCGGCGCCCGGGCGGGTCGGGCGGCTGAAGGCGCGGATGGTGGAGCGGGGCTGGGAGCTGGACGACGAGGACGACGGGGGCGACGGGGACGACCGGGACGACGAGGGCTGA
- a CDS encoding thiamine pyrophosphate-binding protein: protein MTHDHDLVLRPTAAQTEAALNPPPGRTGGDLVVETLAALGTTTVFGLPGQHALGMFDALRRSDLRYIGLRVENNAGFAADAYGRITGEAAPLLLSTGPGALTSLPALQEAAAASAPVLAIASQIPTAGLGGGRHGYLHELPDQSASFRGVVKSVHTVRTQSQIPSAIEAAWKSALSAPHGPVWVEIPQDVLLAETLIPVVTGGDAFPEDLPPRPELTAVAADLLSKAVRPAIIAGGGVVRADASGKLKQLAEVLKAPVVTTPGGKGAFPWKHPLSLQSWLEDRHTTDFLEDADVLLVVGSGLGELSSNYHTFKPRGRVVQIEADLGKLESNHPALGIHADARLALQALLETVEERTDDSAPDRVRTLLAKVADRIASQELTLEQQLLASIRTALPTDSPSFWDMTILAYWAWSAFDAKGPGRMHSAQGAGGLGYAFPAALGAAVADPTAPVLAVSGDGGALYSIAELATAKQYDLPVTWLIVDDGGYGILREYMTDAFGEATGTELVRPDYVALAESFGVPGVRTTPETLTADLAKSLATPGPSVVVLPALLRMFAPTHLPT, encoded by the coding sequence GTGACCCACGACCACGACCTGGTACTCCGCCCGACGGCCGCCCAGACGGAGGCCGCGCTGAACCCTCCCCCCGGCCGCACCGGCGGAGACCTGGTCGTGGAGACCCTGGCGGCGCTCGGCACGACGACCGTGTTCGGTCTCCCCGGCCAGCACGCGCTCGGCATGTTCGACGCCCTGCGCCGCTCGGACCTCCGCTATATCGGCCTGCGGGTCGAGAACAACGCCGGCTTCGCGGCGGACGCGTACGGCCGGATCACCGGCGAGGCGGCCCCCCTGCTGCTGTCGACGGGCCCGGGCGCGCTGACCTCGCTCCCCGCGCTCCAGGAGGCGGCGGCGGCCTCGGCGCCCGTCCTCGCCATCGCCAGCCAGATCCCGACGGCGGGCCTCGGCGGCGGCCGCCACGGCTACCTCCACGAACTCCCGGACCAGTCGGCCTCGTTCAGGGGCGTGGTCAAGTCCGTCCACACCGTCCGTACGCAGTCCCAGATCCCGTCCGCGATCGAGGCGGCCTGGAAGTCGGCGCTGTCGGCCCCGCACGGCCCGGTGTGGGTGGAGATCCCGCAGGACGTGCTGCTGGCCGAGACCCTGATCCCGGTGGTGACGGGCGGCGACGCCTTCCCCGAGGACCTGCCTCCCCGCCCCGAACTGACCGCTGTGGCAGCCGACTTGCTGTCGAAGGCGGTCCGTCCGGCGATCATCGCGGGCGGGGGAGTGGTACGCGCGGACGCCTCGGGCAAGCTGAAGCAGCTGGCGGAGGTGCTGAAGGCGCCGGTGGTCACCACGCCCGGCGGGAAGGGAGCCTTCCCCTGGAAGCACCCCCTGTCCCTCCAGTCCTGGCTGGAGGACCGCCACACGACGGACTTCCTGGAGGACGCGGACGTGCTGTTGGTCGTCGGCTCCGGGCTCGGCGAACTCTCCTCCAACTACCACACGTTCAAGCCACGCGGCCGGGTCGTCCAGATCGAGGCGGACCTTGGCAAACTGGAGTCCAACCACCCCGCGCTGGGCATCCACGCGGACGCCCGCCTGGCGTTGCAGGCGCTGCTGGAGACGGTGGAGGAGCGCACGGACGACTCCGCCCCGGATCGCGTACGCACACTGCTCGCGAAGGTCGCCGACCGCATCGCGTCCCAGGAACTCACCCTGGAACAGCAGCTCTTGGCATCGATCCGCACGGCCCTCCCCACCGACTCCCCGTCCTTCTGGGACATGACGATCCTCGCCTACTGGGCCTGGTCGGCCTTCGACGCCAAGGGCCCGGGCCGCATGCACTCCGCCCAGGGCGCCGGCGGCCTCGGCTACGCCTTCCCCGCGGCCCTGGGCGCGGCGGTCGCCGACCCCACCGCACCCGTACTCGCAGTCTCCGGCGACGGCGGCGCGCTGTACTCGATCGCCGAGCTGGCCACGGCGAAGCAGTACGACCTCCCCGTGACGTGGCTCATCGTCGACGACGGCGGCTACGGCATCCTGCGCGAATACATGACGGACGCGTTCGGGGAGGCGACGGGGACGGAGCTGGTACGCCCCGACTATGTGGCCCTGGCGGAGTCGTTCGGCGTCCCGGGCGTGCGGACGACCCCCGAGACGCTCACGGCCGACCTGGCCAAGTCCCTCGCGACGCCCGGCCCTTCGGTGGTCGTGCTTCCGGCGCTGCTGCGGATGTTCGCACCGACGCACCTGCCCACGTAA
- a CDS encoding phosphatase: protein MPISGTPSRAELVEHLVQTRIAGDVATPRENNLSHYRELANGNRHYWLGLELGDRWSDEQDVLAVMAERVGVNDDPGHRYGQDTIDPDLTVDALERMAARLRKAAAGKQRVLFATGHPGGLLDVHRATAQALRAAGCEIVVIPDGLQTDEGYVMQFADVAVLEHGASLWHTHSPEPMRAILRGMEGAGRPLPDLVVADHGWAGCAGQLGIDSVGYADCNDPALFLAESEGTLQVAVPLDDHVLSPRYYDPMTAYLLEQAGLA from the coding sequence ATGCCGATATCCGGGACCCCCAGCCGCGCCGAGCTCGTCGAGCACCTCGTACAAACGCGTATCGCGGGCGACGTCGCCACGCCGCGCGAGAACAACCTCTCCCACTACCGCGAACTGGCCAACGGCAACCGCCACTACTGGCTGGGCCTGGAGCTGGGCGACCGCTGGAGCGACGAGCAGGACGTACTCGCCGTGATGGCCGAGCGCGTCGGCGTGAACGACGACCCGGGGCACCGCTACGGCCAGGACACCATCGACCCGGACCTGACGGTCGACGCCCTGGAGCGCATGGCCGCCCGGCTCCGCAAGGCGGCGGCCGGCAAGCAGCGCGTCCTGTTCGCCACCGGCCACCCCGGCGGCCTCCTCGACGTGCACCGGGCGACGGCGCAGGCGCTGCGCGCGGCGGGCTGCGAGATCGTCGTCATCCCGGACGGGCTGCAGACGGACGAGGGCTACGTCATGCAGTTCGCGGACGTCGCCGTCCTCGAACACGGCGCCAGCCTCTGGCACACCCACTCCCCCGAGCCGATGCGCGCCATTCTCAGAGGCATGGAGGGCGCCGGCCGTCCACTGCCCGACCTGGTCGTCGCCGACCACGGCTGGGCGGGCTGCGCGGGCCAGCTCGGCATCGACTCCGTCGGCTACGCGGACTGCAACGACCCGGCCCTGTTCCTCGCCGAGTCCGAGGGCACCCTCCAGGTCGCGGTCCCGCTCGACGACCACGTCCTCAGCCCGCGCTACTACGACCCGATGACGGCGTACCTGCTGGAACAGGCGGGGCTGGCGTAG